Part of the Xenopus tropicalis strain Nigerian chromosome 3, UCB_Xtro_10.0, whole genome shotgun sequence genome, tgggcccctgtgtgtgtatgttattgggcccctgtgtgtgtatgttattgggcccctgtgtgtgtatgttattgggcccctgtgtgactatgttattgggcccctgtgtgtgtatgttattgggcccctgtgtgtgtatgttattgggcccctgtgtgtgtatgttattgggcccctgtgtgtgtatgttattgggcccctgtgtgtgtatgttattgggccctgtgtgtgtatgttattgggcccctgtgtgtcctatgttattgggcccctgtgtgactatgttattgggcccctgtgtgtctatgttattgggcccctgtgtgtgtatgttattgggcccctgtgtgtgtatgttattgggcccctgtgtgtgtatgttattgggcccctgtgtgtgtatgttattgggcccctgtgtgtgtatgttattgggcccctgtgtgtctatgttattgggcccctgtgtgactatgttattgggcccctgtgtgactatgttattgggcccctgtgtgtgtatgttattgggcccctgtgtgtgtatgttattgggcccctgtgtgtgtatgttattgccCCTGTGTGCTATGTATTGGCCCTGTGtgactatgttattgggcccctgtgtgtctaTGTTATTGGGCCGCCTGTGtgactatgttattgggccctgtgtgtgttgttattgggcctctgtgtgtgtAATGTTatggggcccctgtgtgtctaTGGTTATTGGGCCCCCTGTGtgactatgttattgggccctgtgtgtgtatgttattgggccccctgtgtgtgtatgttattgggcccctgtgtgactaTGTTATTGGCCCTGTGTgtctatgttattgggcccctgtgtgactatgttattgggcccTGTGTGACATGTtattggcccctgtgtgtgtatgttattgggcccctgtgtgtgtatgttttgggcccctgtgtgtgtatgttattgggcccctgtgtgtgtatgttattgggcccctgtgtgtgtatgttattgggccccctGTGTGTATGttatgggccctgtgtgtgtatgttattgggcccctgtgtgactatgttattgggcccctgtgtgtgttatgttattgggcccctgtgtgtgtatgttattgggcccctgtgtgtgtatgttattgggcccctgtgtgtgtatgttattgggcccctgtgtgactatgttattgggcccctgtgtgtgtatgttattgggcccctgtgtgatgtatgttattgggcccctgtgtgtgtatttattggggcccctgtgtgtctaTGTTATTGGTCCCCTGTGtgactatgttattgggcccctgtgtgtctaTGTTATTGGTCCCCTGTGTGgactatgttattgggcccctgtgtgtgtatgttattggcccctgtgtgtgtattttattgggcccctgtgtgtgtatgttattgggcccctgtgtgtctaTGTTATTGGTCCCCTGTGtgactatgttattgggcccctgtgtgtgtatgttattgggcccctgtgtgtgtatgttattgggcccctgtgtgtgtatgttattgggcccctgtgtgtgtatgttattgggcccctgtgtgtgtatgttattgggcccctgtgtgactataaataataaaataacaatgtGATATTTCCCTCTCATGTTCCCCCAGGGTGCGAGCAGCTCCAGGTCTCCCAGGGGCCCCAGGTTACGGTCGCACTGACGGGCACCCCGGTCCCTATTGATTGTCACATACACTTTACAAACAGAGCGATTGGCACCCCCATCTATTCAGCAGTGGAACGCGCCAATCCCGCGGGCCCAACCAAGCTGAGTGAGCAAGCAGTATCCACCCCAGATACCAATGGCACCGAAACGATAACCCACAGTATCCGTGCCGACGGGCAGTCTGCCATGTACTACTGTGTCGCGACGTGTCTGGCCCCCATAAAGTCCAGCAGCGGAACCTACATACATGTGAGAGGTATGGAATGTACCATATGCAcaccccatggggggggggggcacagtctcTAAGATCCTTCTCTTGTCTCTTGTACGTAGATAATGGGTTTGTGAGACCCCCGGACCCCTCTTCTCGCCTACAGTCCAGTTTGATTGCCCTGCTGGTCCTGCTCCTGCTCCTGTCGGCCACAGGGACTGCCCTGCTGCTGCTCCCATTTATTTGGAAGAGAAAGGTGATGTATGGCGTTGGCATGGCGTGGCACCTTCTGTAGAGCATTTCCTACTCTTCTATTCCAACCCattttctctcccaacagggtgACTCCCCACCCATGCCCCACAGTTCCACTGACCCCAGGGGCTCAAAATCCCCACAAGGGGACAAAGAGGCCTCCAGTTCAGTTTATGCGGTGAGTAGTTATTGTTTATTGCGTTTCACTCCTGTTGGGCGTGCCATTAGTcaactgcctgccctatgctgcctgtgtgtgccatactctgcctgccctatgctgcctgtgtgtgccatactctgcctgccctaccctgcctgtgtgtgccatcctctgcctgccctaccctgcctgtgtgtgccatactctgcctgccctaccctgcctgtgtgtgccatcctctgcctgccctaccctgcctgtgtgtgccatactctgcctgccctaccctgcctgtgtgtgccatcctctgcctgccctaccctgcctgtgtgtgccatactctgcctgccctaccctgcctgtgtgtgccatactctgcctgccctaccctgcctgtgtgtgccatactctgcctgccctaccctgcctgtgtgtgccatactctgactgccctaccctgcctgtgtgtgccatactctgcctgccctaccctgcctgtgtgtgccatactctgcctgccctaccctgcctgtgtgtgccatactctgcctgccctaccctgcctgtgtgtgccatactctgcctgccctaccctgcctgtgtgtgccatactctgcctgcctacccctgcctgtgtgtgccatactctgcctgccctaccctgcctgtgtgtgccatactctgcctagcctatgctgcctgtgtgtgccatactctgcctgccctaccctgcctgtgtgtgccatactctgcctgccctatcctgcctgtgtgtgccatactctgcctgccttaccctgcctgtgtgtgccatactctgcctagcctatgctgcctgtgggaggtgaacctggcaggggtttgttctgggagtttgttagcagttggaaatagtcattatatggcgcctaaggtgtgtaattatatgctgggggttgctgtgctatccacaggggaggagccatatggatttcagggtgtggcttaatatggcataatataattctttcacatatgaatgaagagggatatccctacagtgggtttttttctgcgccaccaccattaatgtggggatggtcttaaaagctcttgtgataacatgggtgtggtttgaactGGGTACGGtttaaaaaatgggagtggtcaaaactgtcttccattatcggcctccaccacataggccaggaaaatcagtaccacagaagttggacagtttAGAACCTTGAGGCCTGGGTGTCAGGGTACCAGGGAACCTGCCAGTGGGCCCCAGTCTATTTCCACCATAGAGTCACGTCCCATCAATACCATTGAGGCCTGGGTATCGGGTTCTCTGGCGGCCCCTAGTGGCCATATGGCTCTTGGCTATAGTTATTGAGCTCAGTAAGTCTGCAAAATGGAGACTCAGTTGCTCAGAAGACATCCCCCATCATAGCATTCCACTAGCCCACAAGGCTTTCTTCTATGTTACATCTCTCTACTTCTATCTACTAGGATGAGGCATACAGGCAGCAGGGCCATGGGAAGAATTATTTTATACAGATGTTGGGGTGCAGCAGCAATACTCTAACCATATGTTCAGTACTTTCCatgtgtctctgtgtgtttctCCTGTGCCATTAGGCACCCTAGAGAGACCCCGGGGGTGTTCATGCTGTAGGAACTGACCCCCACCCCAGTTACAGAAGCTGCTGAGGGCAAGAACTGGACTCTCTCTGAATCACATGATCTCATAGATTTATTTCTTCCTTCAGTCTTTAACGCCCCGTCCTGACTCTCAGCTCTATGATACCCTGGAGAAGGCGACCCCGTTACCCAAGGGAAAGGTAAGACTTGACTGTACTCAAATCCCTCACGTTCCCCTTCACCAACTCTTGCCCCTATTGCTCATTACCTCTTGCCCCTATTGCTCATTACCTCTTGCCCCTATTGCTCATTACCTCTTGCCCCTATTGCTCATTACCTCTTGCCCCTATTGCTCATTACCTCTTGCCCCTATTGCTCATTACCTCTTGCCCCTATTGCTCATTACCTCTTGCCCCTATTGCTCATTACTCTTGCCCCTATTGCTCATTACCACTTGCCCCTATTGCTCATTACCTCTTGCCCCTATTGCTCATTACCTCTTGCCCCTATTGCTCATTACCTCTTGCCCCTATTGCTCATTACCTCTTGCCCCTATTGCTCATTACCTCTTGCCCCTATTGCTCATTACCTCTTGCCCCTATTGCTCATTACCTCTTGCCCCTATTGCTCATTACCACTTGCCCCTATTGCTCATTACCTTTGCCCCTATTGCTCATTACCTCTTGCCCCTATTGCTCATTACCTCTTGCCCCTATTGCTCATTACCTCTTGCCCCTATTGCTCATTACCTCTTGCCCCTATTGCTCATTACCCTTGCCCCTATTGCTCATTACCCTTGCCCCTATTGCTCATTACCTCTTGCCCCTATTGCTCATTACCTCTTGCCCCCTATTGCTCATTACCACTTGCCCCTATTGCTCATTACCTCTTGCCCCTATTGCTCATTACCTCTTGCCCCTATTGCTCATTACCTCTTGCCCCTATTGCTCATTACCACTTGCCCCTATTGCTCATTACCTCTTGCCCCTATTGCTCATTACCTCTTGCCCCTATTGCTCATTACCTCTTGCCCCTATTGCTCATTACCACTTGCCCCTATTGCTCATTACCTCTTGCCCCTATTGCTCATTACCTCTTGCCCCTATTGTCTACTAATTGCCCCTTTTGTCTTTATTTCTGTAGGTACTTAATGTGGAGACCCACCAGAGCCCCAAAGCCAAGCCCACCCCCCAGGTAATGTGGCCCCCACTCTATGTAACAGCccattatatctatataatgcACAAAATCCATAAATATCCCTGACAGCCTTATTaatggggcttagtgatgtcatcagttgtaagCGGCACCTATGATGTAACgtctgtcacatgacttgtgTGTTATTATAAATGCACAACGCAGGGCTGCCGCCACTTCCCCACTGTGCGCACttgtgaatgagccctaatatcACTGATGTACAAAGTAACATGGCGGTGTATGATCTGCGCAGGTGAAACCGACTGCTGCCCAAGGACCGACCCGCGGAGGAAGCAAGAGACCCGCGCTGAAGCTGGTAATGccaactgcaactccctgcactgtGACCGGGAGTCGTGCCATAGACCTGGGCACAGGGCATAGCggctgggctgctgtcacttacctgagcttagggacttacaatatacagcacatatacaatataacacaatacaaggctgattagtaatgaaCTCAGATATCCATGACATGGCAGCAGAGAAACCAATGCAGCCTGCAGCAGAATGAATTCATAATCAGCAATGTAAATCTAGCCCTGTCATTCTCTATAATGTAGTTCCCCTGCTAGGGCCCATTGCTTACCCCCCAAAGCCTGTAGCACCCCCACAATACTGATGTACGGAATACACGGTTCAGTTGGGGATTTAGCAAGAGCTCTTTGCAGGCTGATTTGTGAAAGTGTTGGGTATTTGGGCGTATTGGGTGTCGGTATATACACCCGGGGCTGGGCGGCTCTGTCTCTCTGTAACAATATCCATTTGTCTTTTCCAGAAGCCAAGAAGGAGCAACACAGAACAAGATCTGTATGAAAACGTCAAACAATAGGATATTTGGTTTCCCTTTGTACCCCCATCAGTATTTACTAATAAAGGTCTTTAATAGCTAAACTGAAAGAGGCTCCcgatatatcccatttatactatagggcagttatagggtgtgcgtgtgtcagtgtatagggcacagtccccccatatatcccatttatactatagggcagttatagggtgtgtgtgtcagtgtatagggcacagtccccccatatatcccatttatactatagggcagttatagggtgtgcgtgtgtcagtgtatagggcacagtccccccatatatcccatttatactatagggcagttatagggtgtgtgtgtcagtgtatagggcacagtccccccatatatcccatttatactatagggcagttatagggtgtgtgtgtgtcagtgtatagggtacagtccccccatatatcccatttatactatagggcagttatagggtgtgtgtgtgtcagtgtatagggcacagcccccccatatatcccatttatactatagggcagttatagggtgtgtgtgtgtcagtgtatagggcacagtccccccatatatcccatttatactatagggcagttatagggtgtgtgtgtcagtgtatagggcacagtccccccatatatcccatttatactatagggcagttatagggtgtgtgtgtcagtgtatagggcacagtccccccatatatcccatttatactatagggcagttatagggtgtgcgtgtgtcagtgtatagggcacagtccccccatatatcccatttatactatagggcagttatagggtgtgtgtgtcagtgtatagggcacagtccccccatatatcccatttatactatagggcagttatagggtgtgtgtgtgtcagtgtatagggtacagtccccccatatatcccatttatactatagggcagttatagggtgtgtgtgtgtcagtgtatagggcacagcccccccatatatcccatttatactatagggcagttatagggtgtgtgtgtcagtgtatagggcacagtccccccatatatcccatttatactatagggcagttatagggtgtgtgtgtcagtgtatagggcacagtccccccatatatcccatttatactatagggcagttatagggtgtgtgtgtcagtgtatagggcacagtccccccatatatcccatttatactatagggcagttatagggtgtgtgtgtgtcagtgtatagggcacagtccccccatatatcccatttatactatagggcagttatagggtgtgtgtgtgtcagtgtatagggcacagtccccccatatatcccatttatactatagggcagttatagggtgtgtgtgtgtcagtgtatagggcacagtccccccatatatcccatttatactatagggcagttatagggtgtgtgtgtcagtgtatagggcacagtcccccatatatcccatttatactatagggcagttatagggtgtgtgtgtgtcagtgtatagggcacagtcccccatatatcccatttatactatagggcagttatagggtgtgtgtgtcagtgtatagggcacagtccccccatatatcccatttatactatagggcagttatagggtgtgtgtgtcagtgtatagggcacagtcccccccatatatcccatttatactatagggcagttatagggtgtgtgtgtcagtgtatagggcacagtctccccatatatcccatttatactatagggcagttatagggtgtgtgtgtgtgtcagtgtatagggcacagtccccccatatatcccatttatactatagggcagttatagggtgtgtgtgtcagtgtatagggcacagtcccccccatatatcccatttatactatagggcagttatagggtgtgtgtcagtgtatagggcacagtcccccccatatatcccatttatactatagggcagttatagggtgtgtgtgtgtcagtgtatagggcacagtcccccatatatcccatttatactatagggcagttatagggtgtgtgtgtcagtgtatagggcacagtctccccatatatcccatttatactatagggcagttatagggtgtgtgtgtgtcagtgtatagggcacagtccccccatatatcccatttatactatagggcagttataaggtgtgtgtgtcagtgtatagggcacagtccccccatatatcccatttatactatagggcagttatagggtgtgtgtgtcagtgtatagggcacagtcccccccatatatcccatttatactatagggcagttatagggtgtgtgtgtcagtgtatagggcacagtctccccatatatcccatttatactatagggcagttatagggtgtgtgtgtcagtgtatagggcacagtccccccatatatcccatttatactataggcagttatagggtgtgtgtgtcagtgtatagggcacagtccccccatatatcccatttatactatagggcagttatagggtgtgtgtcagtgtatagggcacagtccccccatatatcccatttatactatagggcagttatagggtgtgtgtgtgtcagtgtatagggcacagtcccccatatatcccatttatactatagggcagttatagggtgtgtgtgtcagtgtatagggcacagtcccccccatatatcccatttatactatagggcagttatagggtgtgtgtcagtgtatagggcacagtcccccccatatatcccatttatactatagggcagttatagggtgtgtgtgtgtcagtgtatagggcacagtccccccatatatcccatttatactatagggcagttatagggtgtgtgtgtcagtgtatagggcacagtctccccatatatcccatttatactatagggcagttatagggtgtgtgtgtcagtgtatagggcacagtccccccatatatcccatttaactatagggcagttatagggtgtgtgtgtcagtgtatagggcacagtcccccccatatatcccatttatactatagggcagttatagggtgtgtgtgtcagtgtatagggcacagtccccccatatatcccatttatactatagggcagttatagggtgtgtgtgtgtcagtgtatagggcacagtccccccatatatcccatttatactatagggcagttatagggtgtgtgtgtcagtgtatagggcacagtcccccatatatcccatttatactatagggcagttatagggtgtgtgttcagtgtatagggcacagtcccccccatatatcccatttatactatagggcagttatagggtgtgtgtgtgtcagtgtatagggacagtccccccatatatcccatttatactatagggcagtttaTAGGGTGTTGTGTGTCAGTGTATAAGGgcacagtctccccatatatccatttatactatagggcagttatagggtgtgtgtgtcagtgtatagggcacagtccccccatatatcccatttatactatagggcagttatagggtgtgtgtgtcagtgtatagggcacagtcccccatatatcccatttatactatagggcagttatagggtgtgtgtgtcagtgtatagggcacagtccccccatatatcccatttatactatagggcagttataggtgtgtgtgtgtcagtgtatagggcacagtccccccatatatccccatttatactatagggcagttatagggtgtgttgtgtcagtgtataggacacagtccccccatatatcccatttatacttatagggcagttatagggtgtgtgtgtgtcagtgtataggacacagtccccccatatatccccatttatactatagggtagttatagggtgtgtgtgtgtatcagtgtatagggcacagtccccccatatatcccatttatactatagggcagttatagggtgtggtgtgtgtgtcagtgtatagggcacagtccccccatatatcccatttatactatagggcagttatagggtggtgtgtgtcagtgtatagggcacagtccccccatatatcccatttatactatagggcagttatagggtgtgggtggtgtgtgtcagtgtatagggcacagtcccccccatatatcccatttatactatagggcagttataggtgtgtgtgtgtcagtgtatagggcacagtctccccatatatcccatttatactatagggcagttatagggtgtgtgtgtggtcagtgtatagggcacagtctccccatatatcccatttatactatagggcagttatagggtgtgtgtgtcagtgtatagggcacagtctccccatatatcccatttatactatagggcagttatagggtgtgtgtgtcagtgtatagggcacagtccccccatatatcccatttatactatagggcagttatagggtgtgtgtgtgtcagtgtatagggcacagtccccccatatatcccattt contains:
- the LOC733570 gene encoding uncharacterized protein LOC733570 precursor, translating into MAAPPYVLGALLWLHLAHGCEQLQVSQGPQVTVALTGTPVPIDCHIHFTNRAIGTPIYSAVERANPAGPTKLSEQAVSTPDTNGTETITHSIRADGQSAMYYCVATCLAPIKSSSGTYIHVRDNGFVRPPDPSSRLQSSLIALLVLLLLLSATGTALLLLPFIWKRKGDSPPMPHSSTDPRGSKSPQGDKEASSSVYASLTPRPDSQLYDTLEKATPLPKGKVLNVETHQSPKAKPTPQVKPTAAQGPTRGGSKRPALKLKPRRSNTEQDLYENVKQ